The following are encoded in a window of Panicum virgatum strain AP13 chromosome 5N, P.virgatum_v5, whole genome shotgun sequence genomic DNA:
- the LOC120673096 gene encoding uncharacterized protein LOC120673096 encodes MVDPVWEHGEKRGAGFKCKYCGTSKSDGGATRFKDHLAHRGHDVIDCPSVPPAVKNFFISELDKIKAKKYERQQDRRRRDAAARSTQYVDLEGEEEEEEQDDELQQALRHSREEYEFRQRAGPRYERGGGSGSGQARDPGGGSRQIGRLFSRSRSHIPERARDYNLATASGPRQQRIDTGPWTSKGRTARELLGRAWSKACHSVGIPGRKVDDPYFRAAIIETQKQGTGVTIPTGRDIDGKYLSENMEEIKKEINKWKQEFPEYGATIICDSWTGISRNSVINFLVYCNGMMYFWKSTDVTGKIQDHQLILKFSNGFQQLAGGKHWH; translated from the exons ATGGTTGACCCTGTTTGGGAGCATGGAGAAAAAAGGGGAGCGGGTTTCAAGTGCAAGTATTGTGGCACATCAAAGAGCGATGGAGGGGCAACACGGTTCAAGGACCACTTGGCACATAGAGGTCATGATGTTATTGATTGCCCTTCGGTTCCCCCCGCGGTGAAGAACTTTTTCATTAGCGAGTTGGACAAGATAAAGGCGAAGAAGTATGAAAGACAGCAAGATAGGCGTAGGAGAGATGCTGCAGCTCGAAGTACTCAATATGTTGACTTGGaaggtgaggaagaagaagaagagcaggaTGATGAGTTGCAGCAAGCTTTGAGACATTCACGGGAAGAGTATGAGTTTAGGCAAAGGGCTGGTCCAAGGTATGAGAGGGGTGGTGGTTCTGGATCAGGCCAGGCACGGGATCCAGGTGGTGGCTCTAGACAAATTGGGAGGTTGTTTTCTAGGAGTCGGTCACATATCCCCGAGCGGGCAAGGGACTATAACCTTGCTACTGCTTCTGGACCGAGGCAGCAGAGGATTGATACGGGGCCTTGGACGTCTAAGGGGAGGACTGCGAGAGAGTTGCTGGGTAGGGCGTGGTCAAAGGCTTGCCACTCCGTTGGTATTCCTGGACGGAAGGTAGATGACCCTTACTTTAGGGCGGCCATCATAGAGACACAGAAACAAG GTACTGGGGTCACGATCCCAACTGGGAGGGACATTGATGGAAAATATCTTTCAGAGAACATGGAGGAGATAAAGAAGGAGATCAACAAGTGGAAGCAAGAGTTCCCTGAGTATGGTGCCACTATCATATGTGATTCATGGACCGGTATTTCTCGCAATAGCGTAATCAACTTCTTGGTATATTGCAATGGAATGATGTACTTCTGGAAGTCTACTGATGTAACTGGAAAAATACAAGATCATCAGCTCATACTTAAG TTTTCTAATGGATTTCAACAACTTGCAGGAGGAAAGCATTGGCACTGA